In one Neobacillus sp. CF12 genomic region, the following are encoded:
- a CDS encoding DUF1292 domain-containing protein: protein MHDEPRDYITIKDDEGNIKDFAVEALFEMEGRSYALLAAEDETIVMEVEGVEGDQYLVGISDPTESQSILDAYQIAVEEAPAE from the coding sequence ATGCACGATGAACCACGTGATTATATAACCATTAAGGATGATGAAGGTAATATTAAGGATTTTGCTGTTGAAGCGTTGTTTGAGATGGAAGGGCGATCGTATGCTCTTTTGGCAGCTGAGGATGAAACGATAGTCATGGAGGTTGAAGGGGTGGAAGGAGACCAATATCTAGTTGGAATATCTGACCCAACCGAGAGCCAATCCATTTTAGATGCTTATCAAATTGCCGTTGAGGAAGCTCCTGCAGAATAA